GGAAAAGCCACTAGTCGTTCTGGGAAGGATTAACTAGTGATTGAGATTTAGATTGTTAAGCGCTACTTGTCAATATAAAATAAAACGAATAAATTGCTATTAACGGCGGTAAGCAACGCTATGTCTAATAGTATAAACGCATTTTAAAACTTGACCAGCATCGATTCAACCAGTCTGTCGCGGAATACGACAATTTTCATAAATTGTCTTTCCAACGCAATTGAGGATTGCTGTTTTATCGCCAATGGCAGCGGTTAATGCTACAATCAATTTGTTACCATTAATCTATCTTGGAGATGACTTGATGCAATCACAACTTTACCCTTATCTCACTTTTGAAAACGCCAAGACAGCCATTGCTTACTATCAACGGGTCTTTGGTGCCACTGACATTTATCGCCTTAGTCCTAAGCCTGAACAAGCGCAACAATTTGGCCTGCCCGCTGACGCCGACCTCAATAATCTCACCATGCACGCTGGCTTTTCAATTCTAGGGACTAAATTTGAATGTGCGGATGCCTTTCAAGGAACGCCTAAACCGTCCGCACAAATTACGCTCATGTTGGATATTAATAGTGAAGATGCGGCTAGTGCCCAAGCAGCGACTGCCTTTTATCAACGGCTCGTTGATTCCGGTGAAGTCACCATCACCATGCCATTTGAAACGCAGTTCTGGGGTGGTAAAATGGGCCAATTCACGGATGCTTTTGGCATTACTTGGATGTTACACACATCGCCTTGGTCAATTGCCGCTGACCATCAACCCTCATAGACACTTTTAGTAACGCTTTTGGCTAACAGCCAGAGGCGTTTTTAGTCACTAAATCCTGGCCCGTGAACAAAAGTCAGTTTGTGTCGTAAAAAAGATTGGCACTCATTCTCAAAACCAGAATGACCGCCAATCTCAGGTTAATACGCACAAACGAGCCAACTTTTTGGTCCTTGTGTACACTGATTACTTACTGTACCGCTTTTTTGACAAATTTATACCCGTACTTATATAACTCTTTTTCAACTTGTTTAGACGTTGTCGTCTGACTGGTTGACCGATTAGCAGCAGTATTGGTGCTACTGTTAATTCGGTCAGCACCAGCCACCTGCATCGTCGCATCCGCTTTACCGCGTCCGGTGGCATAGTCGAAACTCACACCGGGCTCAACATTCCAAATATAAACATTGAAATTGACACTGCCATCCGTTGAAATCGCTTGTGACCAGTAACCACGTGGCATTAATTCATTCCCACGAAAAACCGTAGTCACCCGATAGATGACTTTCTTACCTTGTTCTAAAGCCGTTCGAACTTGGTTCTCATAAATCTGCATGGTTTGCTGATTAGAATAGGCCGTTTGGGTCGCTAAGTTCTTAGGATTATCCAAGCTCCCCGCTTCACCAGCCTGATATTGCCCATCATTCGTCAAATTAAATGAAATAGTATAGGCAATTAAATGGCCCCGATTTTGCGGGTAAACCCGTTTACCATTAACCGTAATTGGTTGATTATGCCAACCTGTTGGGCTCCAGGTTTGTGCGGTACGGCCAGCAGACTTGCCTAGATTAGCCTGACTTAAATAAGCGGTATCGGTCGTTGTCCGGTTCAATTGATCGAGATTACCATAATCAATCTTTGACTTTTTCCATAAACTTGCTTGCAAGGTGCTTTTACCGCTATTAACTTTTATTGCTGCCGCACCACCGGACTGATAGGTTTGCTTTGCTAAGCTGGCATAGGTTCCCGCCACGGTCGAATTCGCCGGCGCACTTGCGGTTGTCGAGTGCGTCGAACTGGTATCACTTGTTAAGGTATCGATTGCCCGACATCCGCTGAGCACTAACATTAGCCCTAAAACGCCCAGTAATTGCCACCATCGCTGGCTTCTTTTTCTCATTATACATTCCCGCCCCATCTTTTTTAACTACTGTATCTATGATACCGTATTTTAGATAGGGGAACAAATGTTTTATTAATTATTCTGACTGACGTAATTTTTTCCAATCTGTGCGTAAAATACCGTACTTCACTGAATCATAATAATGCCCCTGCCAGTAACGCACTTGCGGCATCCGAGCTTCTAAGTTGAGCCCCACCGCAACTGCCAATTGCATCATTCGCTGATTGCCAGACCAAGTGGTTAACCCCAGATGTGGCACGGTCATGGTTGCAAACAAATGGTCTAACCATAAGGTCAACGCTTGCCGGCCGACCTGGTGTCCCCAGACCTGATTATCATAAATAATAATTCCTACCTCTAGCCAATGTTGCAAGTCACCATCGACGAAATGATAATTAACCCCACCGACCAGTGTTCCGTCGACGGTAATAATCCAATTGCGCGGGGTTATCACCCAATCTCTCGGCCCAATGATTGTTTCAAAATCAGTTTGCTGTGGCAATTTATCATGAAAGTACGGCCCATTCCACTTTAACCATTCAGCTTGTGGATTACTGAAGCCGCGATGCCACAACTCACTTAGTTCCGTCATTTTAACAGGACGAATCTGTACCCCCGTCATTTTTACCCCTCCTTAATTAAGGTAGGACGACGACTTTACCAAAACTATGTTGGCTCGCTAAATAAGTATGTGCCGCTTGAATCTCAGCTAATTTAAACGTTTTGACGGGGCGCACGTCAATCTTTTTCTGGGCAATGACTTGTAACAAGGCATCTAACCGTGGTTGATCCACATCGCCCGAATAAAAACTCGTTAAATAAGCCCCATTGGGGATGCGTGTGATTGGATCGAATTGATCTAACGTCCAAACACCACCTAGTTGACCGGTCGAGCTCACAATTCCACCTGATTGCAAATGTTGCAACGAATCAGGTACCGTCGCTGGGCCAATTAAATCTAAAACACGGTCGAAACGTTGGTCCGTCGCTAGCTTGCCGTCGGTTTCGATAACGACTTCATCAAACCCATGTGCCAACATCAACGCCTTTTTAGCCAAGCTCCGACTGCTACCGACCACTTTTAAGTCCGGTTGCATGCCATGGGCTAGCTTAGCAGCACTCACGCCGACACCACTAGTCCCACCCCGAATGAGTAACGATTGTTGCGGCGCTAATCTTAGTCCTAGCAACGCTCCATAAGCGGTATAAAAAGTTTCGGGAATCGCTGCCAGTTCAGCCCAACTTAACGTCGTCGTTACCGGATAAAGTTGCGCATTCGGTACCAACACATAGTCGGCATAACTGCCATCAAAGGCCCGGCCCATTTCGCCCATTATCGAGATTGCAGTTTGCCCGATTGGCAGGCGCGTTGCATCCGTGGTTTCAGCAATCACCCCGACCGCTTCAATCCCCAAGATACGTGGGAACTTAACCGATGGCGACTTGCCTTGACGCGTAAATATCTCAGAATGATTAATCCCAAAACCTTTGACCTGCAATAGGGACCAACCAGCCTTTAAAGTTGGCTTGGATACTTCAGTATAAGTTAAAACTTCCGGCCCACCTGGCTGGGTCACAACAACTGCTTTCATATGACTACCTCCACTTGTAACTATTTTAGTTACATTAATTATAACGAAAAGTGCGCCAGACGCAAGTCCAACACACTTTAATTCACTTATTTAGTTCAGATGATGCTTTATATTCAAGCTATGTTGGCGTCGGCGGCCAACGCGGGACTGCCGAAAACCGAATACATTGATGACTAAACCTAACACCAGTAACCCGAAAGCCAACCCCATAATGTGATGCAAGCCTGTATATAAGATTGCCCGCATCGCAGGTATCAACTGTACCGGTAACGTTCGCGCACTGGTCGCATCACTCAACTGATTCAACATCGTCATGGTGATGTTGCCATGTGCTTGCCGGACCCCCGTCGTTAATGCTTGGTTTAAGACGACACTATAGATCGACGCCATAAAAGTCTGCCCTAGCATCCGCACCAACAGACTAAACGACGTCGCAATCGGCACATCGCGGTGTGCCGCCTGTTGTTGCACGCTCACTTGCAAAACTGTAAAACAAATCCCAATTCCGGCCCCTTGAAAGGCACCGGCTAGCAACAACCACCCATAACTCGTGTGCGCACTTGCTACCACCAACAGCCCACATGAGATTAGCAAACTGGTAAAGCCAATCATGACAATCCGCCGTGTCGACCAGTTACGATCTAAGTTGGAACTCCATTGTGCACCCATAAAGTTCGTAATTGATCCCGGAATCTGGGTCACACCACCGATCACTGCAGTGGTACCTAATAACCCTTGCGCCCACATTGGCACGTAAACGTTGAAGCCCACAAAGAAACCATAAATTAAAAAGAACATCCCAAAAGCTGCCACTAAATACCGGTTTTTAAATAAACGACTCGGAATAATCGGATCACTGGCCCGCCGTTCAACCACCAATAAGGCCCCTAATAGGCCAACCGCCAGGACTAGAATCAAGCCCACCCCCAAAGGGGCAATTTTACCGATCATTTCAATACCAACCAGTAGACTCACTAACCCACTCGTTAAACACATGGCACCTAAATAATCGACTTTCAAATGTGTTGCCGTGAGCTTAGGCGCTTGGTACAACCAATGAATGATTGCAATCGAAGCGAGACCAATTGGCACATTAATATAGAAGACCCAGTGCCAACCAAAGTTATCCACAATAAAGCCACCCACTAAGGGTCCAATAATTGCAGCGGTACTAAAACTGGCAGTAACATACCCAAATACCTTACCGCGTTTGACCGGATCTTGATAAATTTCCGCATAAATAATATACGGAATCGCAGTCATCCCCCCACTGCCGACCCCCATTACGGTCCGGGCAATAATCAGAAAGATAATATTAGGCGCTAAGCCTTCCAGCAAAGCCCCCAAAACAAAAATCAATGTTGAAATCTGATACGCCCGTTTATTACCTACCCGCTCGCCAAACTTACTCCAAAGTGGCGTGGTTACGGCACCCCCTAATAAAAACACCGCAACAATCCACCCCATGAGCTGAATCCCATGTAAATCACTAATAATTGCCGGTAACGCTGTACTAATAATGGTACTGTCCAAGCCATTCATCGCATTGGACAGCAGTAATGCAATCGTCACAATCATAACTACCCTTTTTGACACCGAACTGCCTCCCAAAATAAATTAAAAATAATTCTAAAATAACCCATTGCTTTTAGGTTACACTATTTTAGCGTCAGGAGCCATCACGTTTTCTGAAAACTAAGCGTAAAAAAAGTCACCATCCCGGCTGAAGGGACAGTGACTTAAACGACTAAGCGTGTTTAACTCTGAACAAGACTTACTATAACGCATGGAACGCGTTTCAGGTCAAGCCAAATTAACGGTTCAAACCCCTAAAGTTAAGCGCGCGACTCTAGACATCCGGGCAATCGACCAAGCAGGTTCCCAAACAAGGTCAATCGTCACGGTCGTTACGCCAGCGATTGTAATCATCGCCGCAGTAATCCGCTCCGATAAAACGGCCGTTAATGGACAGCCCATCATCGTTAACGTCATGGTCACCACACAATGGCCTTGCGTATCTGTGGTCACCCCATAAATCAATCCGAGGCTCACCAAATCAACCCCTAATTCAGGATCAATAACGGTCGCTAACTTGGCTAATCCGATCGTTTCAAAGCTTTCTGCTAACATCTATCCAATCGACCCTTCCATTTCAAAACTAATCAACCGATTCAATTCAACCGCATATTCCATCGGTAACTGTTTGGTAAACGGCTCAACAAAGCCCATAATAATCATTTCTGTGGCTTTGGCTTCTGAGATACCCCGACTCATTAAATAATAAAGTTGGGCTTCGGAAACCTTGGACACCTTGGCCTCATGTTCCATCGAAACGTTGCCATTGAGAATTTCATTATATGGAATCGTAT
This genomic window from Lactobacillus sp. CBA3606 contains:
- a CDS encoding GNAT family N-acetyltransferase, translating into MTGVQIRPVKMTELSELWHRGFSNPQAEWLKWNGPYFHDKLPQQTDFETIIGPRDWVITPRNWIITVDGTLVGGVNYHFVDGDLQHWLEVGIIIYDNQVWGHQVGRQALTLWLDHLFATMTVPHLGLTTWSGNQRMMQLAVAVGLNLEARMPQVRYWQGHYYDSVKYGILRTDWKKLRQSE
- a CDS encoding metal-sulfur cluster assembly factor, translated to MLAESFETIGLAKLATVIDPELGVDLVSLGLIYGVTTDTQGHCVVTMTLTMMGCPLTAVLSERITAAMITIAGVTTVTIDLVWEPAWSIARMSRVARLTLGV
- a CDS encoding zinc-binding dehydrogenase, with amino-acid sequence MKAVVVTQPGGPEVLTYTEVSKPTLKAGWSLLQVKGFGINHSEIFTRQGKSPSVKFPRILGIEAVGVIAETTDATRLPIGQTAISIMGEMGRAFDGSYADYVLVPNAQLYPVTTTLSWAELAAIPETFYTAYGALLGLRLAPQQSLLIRGGTSGVGVSAAKLAHGMQPDLKVVGSSRSLAKKALMLAHGFDEVVIETDGKLATDQRFDRVLDLIGPATVPDSLQHLQSGGIVSSTGQLGGVWTLDQFDPITRIPNGAYLTSFYSGDVDQPRLDALLQVIAQKKIDVRPVKTFKLAEIQAAHTYLASQHSFGKVVVLP
- a CDS encoding VOC family protein produces the protein MQSQLYPYLTFENAKTAIAYYQRVFGATDIYRLSPKPEQAQQFGLPADADLNNLTMHAGFSILGTKFECADAFQGTPKPSAQITLMLDINSEDAASAQAATAFYQRLVDSGEVTITMPFETQFWGGKMGQFTDAFGITWMLHTSPWSIAADHQPS
- a CDS encoding MFS transporter; the protein is MSKRVVMIVTIALLLSNAMNGLDSTIISTALPAIISDLHGIQLMGWIVAVFLLGGAVTTPLWSKFGERVGNKRAYQISTLIFVLGALLEGLAPNIIFLIIARTVMGVGSGGMTAIPYIIYAEIYQDPVKRGKVFGYVTASFSTAAIIGPLVGGFIVDNFGWHWVFYINVPIGLASIAIIHWLYQAPKLTATHLKVDYLGAMCLTSGLVSLLVGIEMIGKIAPLGVGLILVLAVGLLGALLVVERRASDPIIPSRLFKNRYLVAAFGMFFLIYGFFVGFNVYVPMWAQGLLGTTAVIGGVTQIPGSITNFMGAQWSSNLDRNWSTRRIVMIGFTSLLISCGLLVVASAHTSYGWLLLAGAFQGAGIGICFTVLQVSVQQQAAHRDVPIATSFSLLVRMLGQTFMASIYSVVLNQALTTGVRQAHGNITMTMLNQLSDATSARTLPVQLIPAMRAILYTGLHHIMGLAFGLLVLGLVINVFGFRQSRVGRRRQHSLNIKHHLN
- a CDS encoding DNA/RNA non-specific endonuclease, whose translation is MRKRSQRWWQLLGVLGLMLVLSGCRAIDTLTSDTSSTHSTTASAPANSTVAGTYASLAKQTYQSGGAAAIKVNSGKSTLQASLWKKSKIDYGNLDQLNRTTTDTAYLSQANLGKSAGRTAQTWSPTGWHNQPITVNGKRVYPQNRGHLIAYTISFNLTNDGQYQAGEAGSLDNPKNLATQTAYSNQQTMQIYENQVRTALEQGKKVIYRVTTVFRGNELMPRGYWSQAISTDGSVNFNVYIWNVEPGVSFDYATGRGKADATMQVAGADRINSSTNTAANRSTSQTTTSKQVEKELYKYGYKFVKKAVQ